GAgtgtcttcatcatcatcatcatcatcatcttcatctacTGTGTCCTTGTCAGAACTTGCAGAATTCTTTTCACTAATATCAGGGCTCTTTCTCCcactttcttcctcttcttcgtcgtcctcttcctcctgtgctgctgcagagttggTCTCTTCCTCACTTTGGTCCAGACTCAGCTCGTCTTCATCCTGACTCGTTCTCTGTTCGGGGCTGCGCGGCGCAGGGATCACGTTGATGCTGACGGAGGACCTCCGGCTCGGCTCGGCACCGTCGAGGTCGGACTCTTTGCTCCCTGATTTTGTCTCACTGTCCTGCAGGATGCGGCGGCGGCTCTCAGATGGCGAGGGCGAGCTGGAGCCACTCCTTGAGACCATTTCTTGGATGAAGGTGGCTCCTGCTGCAAGTGAGGCGGCTGTGGCGAGCATATGAAGGTCTGACTTCTTCTGAGCGTCTGGTTCTTCCTCCTTATCAGACGCTTTTCGGTTTTTCTCATTCTTTGATTTTTTGGATAAAACCACTCCCTGTTTGGGTTTGTTGATTTTCTCAGAGGAAGGTCTGGAGCTTGCTGAGCTCTTCTCGTCTTCTACAGGCCGTTTGTTCTTTTTAAGCTTGCTCTCTGGACTCTTTCTGGCCTCTAGATTCTGTTTCCTGCCGACGCCACTCGTCTGTCGTTTACCCTGACCTGCTCTGGGATGCGACTCGGACATTGCAGCACTGCTGACGCTgggagttttcattttcttggacCTCCCCTGCAGCTTCTCCACCCCCACCATCAGGTTCTCTTTGTTCTTCTTCCACCGCTGCTCGCTTTGAGAGAGCGGAGCGTGCGAGCGGCGCCCTTCCTCCCCGCCACTCTTACGAGACGGAGATGTTGAAGAGAAGCTGCTCTGATTAGGCGGCTGCCTGTTCTTTCTCTGACGCTGCTCTGTTAAAGTCTTATCATGCTTACCCTTTGACTTTCCCCAGCAAAAGAGGGCAAAGAAGAGATGGAAAAGAGGTGGAcattagaaaagaaaagggatgagcaggagttaaaaaaaaagaaaaaaaaagtctagtgTGCTCTCTTCATCAGGCATTTGCGTGAGGTTATTTCTGATTACTTAAACCCAAaagaaattttaataaaaatgatagaaaagaagcaaaatgtaaaaagtcgGTTTGGAATCAACCATTGGACTGTTTATGAGAATTGGACCCCTCTCccctcatgttccaaacaggaaatacctaCTGGCTCCAAGACGCTGAAATTCTATAGATTTCTATAGAGAAGTAAAGAGCGATTACTCAGTCatatttttcataataaccattcttgctctgctactcttttatttacatcttcttgataatcatTTTTTCTATATGATATATTTTCTGTAGTTaactaaactgaccaatcagatgcctcaataaaagtatgcgGTCTCATTTTGaccgttcaaaacgtttgattgacaggtttcATGGAGCTCACTTTCAAATGgtagggggtgtggccttccaaaaaTCTCATTTATATTTGGTGAGGGGGGTTCCCATAAAAATGTTGACTctgactgacttggaccaatcactgcttagtgACTGGCTCCGAGATGTCAGCGTCTATAATGCCAGAAAAAGGCACCTAAATTGACTTCCTTTCATTGGAGCCGACTTTTCTATGGAGGATGTCACGCTTACTCATCACAGTTCTCTTAAACAGTCAATGGAATCAGCCcaaaaaatctgcagaaaaactGTTCTCCAATTTAACGTTGACTgcagttttcattttctgaCACTAGATGTCACTAaagtcaaatataaaaaaatagaagagtTGAACTATCAGgagttgtttttgcagttttcatTTAACTActgttagatttaaaaaaaaaaatctgcagttttttaactttatcaAATGATTTAGATCTGATCAAATatgaaaaaccaaaagacaGGAAAGCCAGGATAAATTGGAGATGATGACAATGATGTCACGATTGGCATTAAAGTGGGAGTCACCTTCAGTAGTGGAGACAGAGACAGTGTTTTATCTCCGGGGTCCATCTTCATCACGTGAGTCTttccaagaagaaaaaaaaaaaagagatgctgAAAAAGGTCAGGCTTTTCTCGCCGTTTTGGAGCAGCAGAGAGTGTCAGGATGAACTCCGGAAGGTCTCACCATGTTGAGGAAGTCTGTCGTTTCTCCCAGACCTTTAACGCTGTCGGTGTCCGTCACAGACTCGACGGTGTCGCCCTTCTCGCCCTCGGTCTGCTCTGAAACGAGGCACAGCATGAATGTACCGCCAACACACAATCAATGACTAATTCTCTAAAACcttatgttttctttaaagatcCAATCTGatgtaaattgtgtttataACAAGTTCTGTTAGCATTCTAGCATgtcatggaggacatacataaaggaaattaagcttaaaattgcatttctgatttttttctttataaatcgtgacagaaaagacagaaaaaaaatgcagcttgaaggagattgtgaagaaaaaaatgcactgtaagctagtgggagagaaagAAAACTCTCGGCGAAGAGGAAAGGAAAGGGGGGTGGGCTTGCTCTGaaaccaacagtcccgccctaaaatttctaatgaagtcctgctgctctgcagaaactgttctagaaaatttaggctaaaatcgacaaaatcataaataaaaagaccacttttacaatagatcaaaagatgatcgaagcaGGACTTGTCTTTGGCAAAACACTataagatttcaaaataaaatacaatgaaaaacTGCTCATAGCgttagcaaaaaaataaaatagtagctaagttttttttcaaaaaacatttaaggatGATTTTATtccccaaacaaacaaaatcaaaccaGTTTAGAAAACAGTCAAACCGAAACATAATTAAACTAATTATATAaataatacagaaataactaaaattaaaaaagaagtgattaaaaaacagttcaaaatgTAAACGTAGTTACTGCTGATGTACGGATGTGTTTGGTACCCTGCTGGCTAGAGTCCGCACTGCGGTGGCGTTTGTCGCCGTTCGACACTTTTCTGTGGCTGAGTTCGGGTGGGGGCAGTCTGGGTGGGATGGTCTGGCTGAAGACAGGAGGTGGAGGCTGAAGCAAGGCCGGCATCGTGGCGGAAATCGTACGAAACATGGCACCAAAATGGTCTGGAGATCGTTCCTGCTTGACAGGAAGCGGGGGAGCAATTTAAACACTTCCTCAGGATTTGCTGTGTTGATGCTAACGGGAAACACCCTACCCGCTCCCTCCTGCGAACCCGTGCGGAGAGGCTCCTCTGGAGGGTGGAGGAGCTGTTGGTGTCTCCCAGCATGTCCACGTACGGTTTCTCCAGCAGGTCCTGTGTCACGTCGTCGTCCTCTAGGGTCACGTCAGCGTGGCCGGGGCCCCTGGGTCGCGCAAACACGACCATGTGACAGCCGCCGCACGACACCTGGGTGGAGAAGGCACTTCAGAGTCACAGAAAGGATGGATGCCTCTCCACCGTCTGCAGTTTCTGAGGTTCAACTCCAACCGAAGAccagtttttggtcagaacccGCCTGATGTGAGGCTTTGGGAAAAACTCGAGCAGCGAATCTCAACATAAACTTTAAATTGAACGAGCTCTGTGAGAGCGtcagctcctgcaggagattCTAAACAGAGAGCATCTGAAATATTAAGAGTGTATtgatgctaaaaaacaaaaacaaaaacaaaaaacacgtaAATAGAGGGAAGAAACCCAAACTTCACAATAGcacaatttttgaaaaatgttaaaccattttttttaaagaagggggaaaaaaagtacaaaaaaatggagaaaaacaaaaggtgaTCCATGCTTGACACCCACCGCCTGAACGTTGCATTCAAGGAAACGCGGACACAAAGTGGGCTTGAACTGGTTGGTGAAGTTTTCCTCCCCCAGGGCCAGTTTTCCATGTCGTCCATCTCCAAAGGTGTAGAGCAAACCATCGTCTGGGACAGAGTTTAGTTTTTCGGTCATCAGACGGttcattaggattttttttcctaggAGGGCGTGGGGTGTTCACCTGTGATCACAGCCGTGTGGTTTTCCCCGCACGCTACCTGGCACACTCGCCCTTTCTTGAAATGCTCGACCAACCGCGGCAGGCGGGACTCGAAAATGAACGTGCCGTGACCGAGCTGCCCGAACTGACCGAGGCCGAAAGTGAACACAGCGTCATCTGAAAAAACcatgaaaaacacagaagtgacTCAACCTCCTCTGGAAAGATGGAGTCATCCCACACTTTGATTCACTTTTTCAAAGCTCCACCTTTAATTTGACTCATTTGACtcatttgacttaaaaaaaagtattttttccttttatcttttttttttgtaaaactcatTCAAAGTATTTTGTCCTTTGACCCTAAATGAGATTTCAATTCGtgtaatgaattaaaaaaaacaggatatagaaaatatttaacaaaagctgagaataaaagaaaacatttacaaacaaatacaaCCACCCCAGAAAGATGGACTTATCCCACATTTTGTATTAGTTTTTTTCCAAGATCTGCCTTTAATCCAACTCCCAAAAAAGTCTGTATaaggaatattttttattttctgatattttttatttttatggtttaacattttttaaaataattttatctcttaattattattttttgtccttttcagTCAATAAAAGCTTACTATCCCCCTTTcgtaaattatattttaacgaatgcaataattaaaaaacagaatatagAAACGGTttaaacaattttgaaaaataataaataattaaaaaatttcaaaataacaaaaataaaaactggaatatcaaaatttaatgaaaattctatgaaaaaaaacagacaaaaaatctaaaaagataataaaatataacatagaaaatgtatatattttaatttgtaCATTTTGTATCCTTTTCAGtcactgaaagaaaaatgtgatattttagattagattataattcatgtaattatttaaaaaaggaatataGTAATTCTATttacaaaattagaaaattaaaaaaaataacaaaaagagaCTACAATATcttaaaatccaaaaatgaaagaattgtttttaacaataaaagatttataaaaaaaaataaatcaaaatttcataaaatgtaaacaGGACAATTATGATTTAACTTTAtaatttacaatattttaataaaaactaaactaataaTGATATGTCATACAAAAAATGGTGCCATGTGATTAAAAGCTTGACTTTTAAGAGGGGAAATGAAAAACTAACgcaagtaaaaaatattttagatttatgtattaaattaaactgaaatatttaagagttctgtctttaaaaataagaataataccattaatatttaccaaaaaaaagttagttaaaagaacataaatctctcccccccccccccccccccccccttcatgaGTGACCATCTCAGCAGGCTGCTTCGTGCTCACCTGTTAGCGCCACCGTGTGGCCGCCCCCACAGGCTACCTGCTTCACCGCCTCCTTGATGCTCTTCACCCTCTGAGGGACCCGATGCCCAGACAGCTGCTCGGTGCCGAGGCCCAGTTTCCCGCTGTCCCGCTCCCCGAACGTGTACAGAGCTCCGTCCActgaagaaaaagggaaaaagtaaCAGCTGCACACACCCCAGATTCCATGTGACGTTCataatttaaaactgttttagatATACTTAGATCTTAGAAAAACAATTTAGCAAATCATTATACCCTTATATGAGCAATTTTAACTTCAtacaaataatttttctttggtaaaaattgtaaaaactaaatcaaCCAAACTATTTTTAGTGTTAAATTTTtccggtaaaaaaaaacaaaaaaaacttaaggttagaaaatataaaaatgatcagttaataaaaaatacaacatcaaaaattaagaaatgatGTAAGAAATGTATGATAGAAAATCATTTGAAATATATACAGATTAcagatttacaaaaataaacttaaaataaattcttcattgtaaaattataaataagaaaatgcaaatgaaaaattacaatcatggttaaaaaaaacaaaataacccagtagtcttttaatcaGGCAGTTTTAAggccaaatttgaaaaaaaacgtctgttttctaggacatgttttctgcagagcagcggaaatttattagaaattctAAGCTGTGGACAGGACTGCTGGTTCATGGTAAGCCTGcacccacttcccgtcatccatctgtttaccttTTCCcccgctagcttaaagcccctcacacgcCTACCCCTACATGACcagagcaacaaaaatagcaagaagctcttttttttaaaccacatttttttatctgctcctgattcacaagttTCTTAGATCTTGACTCcctttatcagaaaaatgacaccaGCACATGTTACAAACAGCAGAGTGGGTCTATAATCACACGTCTGGCAGGACAGCTGCTGAGGGGGGCTCACCCGTCACAAAGGCGGAGTGGTAGTAACCACAAGACACCCAGCTGACAGGCCGTCCCACGCCGACTTCCTGTGGCGAAGAAGCTTGGCTCTCTTTGCCCAAACCAATCTGACCCTCTGAGTTGTCACCCCACATAAAGAGTTTCCCGCTCACTGTGGCGGAAGAGCAAAAACGATCAGCACAAAGGCTACCATGATGTGcagcaataaaacaacaattttcagACTTTTCTGGATCCTATTTACTTACAAAGTCATTTTTCAAGTTCAGATTATtacaaattacacaaaaaaatatgtcaCTTGGATTTAAACAGATCtttgacagaaaaatatttatacaccataatttagacatttctatttattttcagtcaaatgttaaaagtaatttaaaaaatatataaatgtgaCATAGTTGTGAAGAATGTCATAAGCAGAAAAACTTCTAAATAATTCAAAATGagatttgaaaaaacatttaaaaataaaactaagattttttttttaaataagacatTTTATCTGAATTCAgatacttttgttttgaaaggttATATTGTCAcatacttgtttttttagccttgtttaaaaaaaggttagggattaataaactgaagaaaaatcCAGAGTAAGACAAAAGAACTTTTAGAGAGAAGCGTGGTCAGAATGACCTGTGAGGGCGGCGGAGGTGTTGGATCCGGCAGCGAGCATCTGGATCGCTCCCTGGGAGTCAAAGAATTCCACTCTCTGGAAGGATGTCTTTTCTTCCCAGTCGCCAAGCCCCAGCTGCCCCTCACTGTTGCCGCCGCACGCGTACACCTGTCCCTTTgctgcaaccaaaaaaaaaaaaaacacatccaacCAAACGCCGCCCTGAAGCAGAGCAGAAATGCTCTGGACAGGCGACAAACCTGTGCAGATGAGCGTGTGGTTCCGTCCGCAGGCCACCAGCTTGATCCGCTCCGACTTCAGGGCTAAAACACAGCAAGAATTCAGCAGCTTTGCAGGTTTAGAATTGAGGAGGGGGCTTTCACATTTACCTTTGACACAGGTGGGCTTGTTGACAGTCAGTTTGGAGCCAAGACCGAGCTGGCCCCAGTTGTTGCTGCCAAACATGAAGAGTCTTCCATTTTCTGTGGACATAAAGAAGCTTCCTTGAATGAAAAACATGGATTGAAGCAGAAGAGGCATCAGCTTCATCCTCAGATCCAATCTGCCAACACGTATCTTTCCCTCTTTGAGTTAGATTTGAAAAGAACCTTTGAAACTTTGAAATTTACGCTCATTTTTTTAAGGTACAAACCTACAAGGAAAGCACagatttaagaaaataaatctcaTCATTTGCCCCAAAAATTCAtataaagttgaatttttttggcaaaaatgtgtCACAGTTCAGATTTACGAATGCAACAGAAGAGCTCATGCTTTCCTGAAAAGAATGAAAACTCAATCGCACAAGGTCTAATATAATCTAATATCAgctcaaactgaaaaaaattgcttgcttgattatgaaaaaaaacacagaatttcCTGAACTGTCTCAGATCTTACCTGTTATCAAAGCGGTGTGCTCATCGCCACAGGCTATCTTGCGGGGGACGTcatttttaagccaaaatttGCTGGGAATATTGTCGGAAAATTTGCTCTTTCCAAAAGTAAAAACCGCCCCCGATTctgcaataaaaagaaagaaaaaatcaatgtttaatTGTGCTTAACTCGGATTCATTTTTACTCATCATTATTTTCCTCACAATTTACCCACATTTCAAGTTTATGCCTTTGGAAAAATCAATGAGACTCTAGCTTTAACagacctttaaaaataaaaaaaaatttgatcaaTCGCGTTAGgaaaatcttattttgaaaaacctgtTTACTTCCTGTTAATTACTTGGATTGGTTTTACTGTACAAACCTGTCCTTAGGTGACCTTTAGTGACATATTGGCTCcaaaacattaattaaaaactCATTGAAACTTCGTATTATGTTAATAGTTTGAGCATCTATGCTTTGTAATGatttaatcaataaaaaaatactactaataataatataataggCATGTGGGTGGAACAAGTATATACACAATCTAAACGTGTACATAGCGGCAACAAAGTGGGATAAAATTTGGTGGTACCCCACAAATATTTTGTCACCTataaaataaagacttttttttcaaaattattcaTACACTTCACCCTGTCAAGCACTGTTTTTGGGCTAATATGAAAAAGGAtttggacataaactgttcattttgcCTTTCTTCACCAGGAACAGTGCCTCACCTTATTTGGTATGAGACTAATTTTGTAACACTCTAATTGTGtgtaaattatacatttttctatTAACATATTGTTTTGGATGATTTATTTAGTGAAAAtgtaacacaaagaaaatgtagttaTTTTACTCATAGTTATGGCTAGATATGATATACACAGGTGTAAATAAGCTAACAAAActtaatgttttctgtttttcagaaagaaataatACTGTTAAAACGGATGAAGCTTGATTTCATTTGAAACTTTagatagttttttttcaactttctgGGGAGATAATAATCAGTGTCATGATTGAAGTGTGATGGTCATGTGATGGTCTGTATGTACAATATTTGTCTATTAAAATTAGATGAAATcatattaaaataagaaaaaagggaaacaaaaaagctaaatataaaaacaatcaattaaTTTACCGAtacgttaaaaaaaatcaggaaattaCAGTTCCTGTGGACCATTCACCTAACAGAAAATTTCTGAACATTCAATCCTTGCATCCAAAAACTAATTAAAGTAGTTTTACTGATTTGTGTTGGTTTTCTGGCTGTACTTTATATTCTTTTACACATTATTTATGCAGACAAGCAGATCTTTCTGtgttctcttattttgaaaatccaaatTTAGAAACATCAAAACTTTCAACTGGATGGATGTCCTTCCAACAGAATGTGGGGTGTTTGGTGAAAACAATGACTAATTTCTCAAATTAAGCACGTTTGAAACAACTGTGATAGGTTTGGTGTTGGAAAATGGTCATGCCGCTCTCTCATGAATACTGTgagatttagaaaattaaaaaaaaaataaacaggaagaAGAAGGAACCACAAAATTCTCCAAGAGGTTAATATAGCCATAGAAAACCAGAGATGTAGCCAGCACACGAATAATTGATACATACAGCTGTggaaagacattttgatgatgatgatgtatATAAAATTACCACCCAAAGCAGaaaattgttttagaaaaaaattagcTAACTTTCTAAAAACTCAACAGCTTTTTCCGGACAACACATTGCTCTCAATTTAGGGTTAGCATCCGAGCTAACTCAGAAACGTTAACCCGCGTTCGCACCGCTTACCCACATCTACTTTAATAAGTGAAAACAGTTTAGCCGTGATGTTAgaggtaaaaacaaacaaataaaacaaaggcgctgtcttttttttttttttttaccgggTATGTCGTCCTCCGAGTCTCCTGCCATCACAGCGGGTCTTTAATCCGCTTAGCTTGGTTGCTGTGGACGAATTGTTGTGTATGGTGACCACAACCCGGAAGTAAACAAAACTTCTCCTAGGCTACAAGAATGCCCGCGTGACACCTTAAAGGGCTGGCTTGCagagatgcagtttttttttaatgtttcgaATAGGTACAGTACATGAACATACTTTTAAAGCAAttaaattttctttactttctcaatacatttatttttatttgaattacgCTTTTTTAACAGACAGGCCTATCTAtacctaaaaaaaatgatatttttttttgtttcagtataAAATATTGCCTCTTAGCTTATTTAAACTGGTTcagaaacctttaaaaaattgacaaaatgtTATTTCGACAAGTAATATTTATATGTCAGTAAGAAAAGgtctgggtttttttctattgttttatatttgtagCTTCCAATTtgaagtgtttcaaaataatcAACTATGTCATTAAAAAGATTCTAGTGccattagtttgttttgttgctttgctCTTAACATGTTTTCCCCCAAAAACATGTAGTGTCGTTTATTTAAAAGTTACAGTTTGGTTTGGGCTGAAAAAATGACAATGATTTTTAGAAATCGGTATAGaaaaattttaaagttttgctttgtggtctgaaaaaaacaaacaaacagacctgCAATTCATTCACAAGGTTGTTGTTagtgctttacaaaaaaaaataaaacaactaaaagcacaaagacaaaaataactcacaacaaatcacaataaaaacactTAGGTTACTTCATGGAAAATTGCAATTGAAAGGGCCTAAAttgtgcaaaatcaactttaattttaatgttGGACATATTTCACTGTTACAATCGGGCATTGTGAATTTTTGGATACACGAGGTGTCTGTttgtataaactccttttgtacttgaggctaaactttatttctatTAATTACATTTGTAATATAAAAAATAGTTCAATTTCTGTACAccgaaaaaaaaggaaagacaatGAACTGCCTAACAAATGTTACCACAAATTTATTAAATAAGTGTCGATTTTGCCACAAattcaaccacaaattatacTAAACGAAGCATTCAgactttgagattttaataCAAACTCCACCTCAATCAAGCAAATTAACCAACCATTAACAAGACAAAAgaatacatatttttgaaagTTTGTAAGTAAAGGTggacaataaaaatgtttaaaaagtgtaattttACTCAAAGGAGAAAGTGCAGTAGATTCCCCAATGGTCACTGGTGTATCGGCCACACTTAAGCCTCTCCAGCCCGACTAAAGCCATGCTGTGGGGTTCCATGCGTGGGACCCCGTCTTTGACAGCCCGCCGCAGGTATACTCGGTCAAAGCGAAGGCGATTTTTGAAGCGCATCTCCTTGTTTGTGTTGGCCCAGGTGTCCCAGGTGTAGCGACACTTTTCTGGCTCTCCCAGCTGCTCCCAAAGGTCACAGATACTTACAGGAATTTCCACTGTGGCTACCTACAGTAAAACGATCAATCATGAAGCCTCTGTAATGTGCTTAGACTTTATAgacatttttgtatttgcatTGCTTTTTTCAATTTGGGtacttttaatttattcttttttactgAAAATACGGTATAATGAATTCAGTTTGTTGCAAGTTTATACAAAGCAAGAAACGTTTTGGAGACAGCCCCTACTGGCTATGAGAGGTAGTGCATTTCGTAAAAATACCACTTTCATCATAGTGGGTCCTTAATGCCAATTTGCCCTTTAAGGAAAGCTTGGGATTTGGTGAGGTTATACAGAGTCAACATAGCAAGaaaccttaaaaaatgttttacattctCCAAagcaaccaatcagggactcagtcTTTATTCAATTAACAATCCTGAAGCAGTTAGGGATCTGAAACTGCTGCAGCACCTTTGGACTAAAGAACAGGACACGCTTGTTGCTGAAATTCCAAAGACGGCTCAAACCTCATAGTCTCGCAGGTTGGTATCtcctccaaacagcactgtaaAGTCATCAGGAGCCATACTCATCCGTTTTATTACTGCGTTGAACTGCCTCATCCGCTCCCCTGAGTTATCTTTACAGCTCTCAAAGTGAG
The sequence above is drawn from the Oryzias latipes chromosome 2, ASM223467v1 genome and encodes:
- the LOC101169422 gene encoding X-linked retinitis pigmentosa GTPase regulator → MAGDSEDDIPESGAVFTFGKSKFSDNIPSKFWLKNDVPRKIACGDEHTALITENGRLFMFGSNNWGQLGLGSKLTVNKPTCVKALKSERIKLVACGRNHTLICTAKGQVYACGGNSEGQLGLGDWEEKTSFQRVEFFDSQGAIQMLAAGSNTSAALTVSGKLFMWGDNSEGQIGLGKESQASSPQEVGVGRPVSWVSCGYYHSAFVTVDGALYTFGERDSGKLGLGTEQLSGHRVPQRVKSIKEAVKQVACGGGHTVALTDDAVFTFGLGQFGQLGHGTFIFESRLPRLVEHFKKGRVCQVACGENHTAVITDDGLLYTFGDGRHGKLALGEENFTNQFKPTLCPRFLECNVQAVSCGGCHMVVFARPRGPGHADVTLEDDDVTQDLLEKPYVDMLGDTNSSSTLQRSLSARVRRRERERSPDHFGAMFRTISATMPALLQPPPPVFSQTIPPRLPPPELSHRKVSNGDKRHRSADSSQQEQTEGEKGDTVESVTDTDSVKGLGETTDFLNMTHVMKMDPGDKTLSLSPLLKSKGKHDKTLTEQRQRKNRQPPNQSSFSSTSPSRKSGGEEGRRSHAPLSQSEQRWKKNKENLMVGVEKLQGRSKKMKTPSVSSAAMSESHPRAGQGKRQTSGVGRKQNLEARKSPESKLKKNKRPVEDEKSSASSRPSSEKINKPKQGVVLSKKSKNEKNRKASDKEEEPDAQKKSDLHMLATAASLAAGATFIQEMVSRSGSSSPSPSESRRRILQDSETKSGSKESDLDGAEPSRRSSVSINVIPAPRSPEQRTSQDEDELSLDQSEEETNSAAAQEEEDDEEEEESGRKSPDISEKNSASSDKDTVDEDDDDDDDEDTLQPEEADEEEKDESGAEEEEERTSGAIETEPESEERGSTSREAEEEDEEEEEGSSQETESKKRETETEEEEEEGDEGSEREEEEEDERETLKSSEENDESDEDEEEDTKEDDMEAESEEEEKSKDEDEDEDEEEESEEEEDEEEEEEDEEKESEEEEEDEEKESEEEVETGEEKEEESEGEKEEEGNEEEEQEIENEEEEQNTSSNEEDEEAEEEEVSDTDEEEEEEEEKEEEEEEIWKKKKSAGAKRQNVKSAPGRRGRSGGKGPTGGEEEEFWDDVLPQYLNLK